Within the Nyctibius grandis isolate bNycGra1 chromosome 4, bNycGra1.pri, whole genome shotgun sequence genome, the region CTCCTAGTGGAGCTTTGTCTTTGGTAGCTATGAGAAAGGTGGGCCAGCAAATACAGGGGCAGAATGGAGTGGAAACAGTATTTactgtgtgtgtgcgtgttgTGTAGCTCTCAGTACATTTCTTTGCAATAAAATCTAGCACCTGGCTACGTTTTTGCTAAATGGAGGCCCTGAGCTGGCCTCTTTGTACAGCTGGATTGTGAGCAGTGCCGAGTCCCAGCCACGGAAGATGTGGCCAGGGACTCCAGCTGGTCCCAACACGCCTCATGTGGGGGAAGCCTGGCAAAAtacttctccccctccccacattCCTCATGGTCCAACACCTAGTAATGGTACTAACCTTACTACTGTTCTGCAAAGAGCAGCCAAAGCACAGGCATAGCTAACAAATCTTTATTTGACTTCAGAAGCAGGCAGCCAGATGCTAACACAAAGTGGAAGTGATGTGCTTCATTCAGGCTCCATCTACTGACACTGGTTCACACTGACATATATTTCATTCTTGACAATCTAAGAAGCTTTATTGGGTTTTTGGGtgctttgcagaattttttttatttgctgatcTCAAGAGTTATTCCTAAGCAAATTCAATAGCttccttgtttattttcaaGGCTAAATACATGCAAAGCCATCTCCTtggctgtttctttcccttcaccTTCAGTCAAAACTCTCTGCATCTTCCTTCATGTCTGCAACCAGCTGCTTAGAGATGGGGCAAATGTACTGGCCGGTAATAGCAGCAGCTTCCCTGGCATCGATGTCCAAGGGGCTgttgggagggaaaaaatgagCAATAGTTTGTTATTCCTGGGGGCACGGACTGCAGGAAGTATGACAAGGCCACCTTGTAAAATTCAAAGATGACTCCAAGTAGCAGATGTCTGATAGAGGGACCCAGATCACCCCACAAATGCACAGGCAAGCCTGTTGGTGTTATCAGCCCCATTTATTCTACGCAATGTAGGCAAGAGTTACTAAGGGCTACCTTATTCCTCCTAATTTAAGTGATTTAACAGTGAGATGTCTAATTGAAAGTGGTTGGTCACTAGGAAGAGACAATGTCCAGATGCCGGGACAGCCCATCCTGAGGTGTGTGTTTGAATCAATAACTGAATCAAGGCAGGGTAGCAAGGCTTTCTATTTTAACTGTCAGATCAGGTTTCCTAACGGGATGAATAATTGTTTCAGTCCAGGATGACAACTCtatgatcagaaaaaaatattatttcattgtcctgggttttattatttttaataacttgcTTTTATATGGCACCTCATAGCTGTAAATCTCAATGCCAGCTTTGCTTTAGGTAAGGCAAAACTGCGTGCCAGGTGGGCTTGGCATGCAGAAATAGATGTTACTGCGAATGCAGGCACGGAAATCAGTTGAGATTGCACACAGCCGTGTGCCACCTTGCAGTTAGACCGTAGCATTTGCTTTTCTAGCTCTGTGAACCACTCCTCGGAGTGTGGCTGCTGGCAGAGTGACAGGAGGTACAAAACTGTGTGATGGAGGGCTGCAGTTGAGCAATGACAGTCCCCGAGACAGCGCCTCACAAGCTGATGGGGAACGAGGcagaactgattttaaaatatggacAATTTAATAAATCTTCCACCCTTCCCATTTTGAGGATATTTTTGAGGATATCAGCTGAGCCCTTCTGATCTGCTGCATTACATCAGACTTCGACGCTTGGGACAAAAACTGGGCATTTACAAGTTATTAAAAGTCCTCTTTCGGCTTCAATACTTTGGTGACCAGGGCCATAGAGGTGACAAATCTGTCCTACCTACCTGGTGTTTAGAAAGCTCTTGTACAACCACATAAAGCAAAGCTCCTCATGGCtggtttcttcctctctcccctgcaCATCTGTGTTGACTGGGCCTGGAGAGCTGGTTTagataatgaaaattaataataatttaaaaaaccccaacaaataGTGTAACCATCACAGCTGtaaagcagcactgctgtctGGAAGGCAGGTCCACCCCCTGGCAGCTACCTGCCCCATGGTCCACGCTCTGTTAACCTCCTGACTGTCACCATAGctgtgcaggaagaaaaagaaggatcCTCTTCATTCAGGCTCAGATGCTTTCTGGCTGGCAAAGGGACAGGTTTTAATACGCACTTGCACTCTGCCTCATTACCCAGTACCGGCATGTCCTTCTGCCCATGGATATATACCTTTTTCCAGCATTTGGAAATTTAAAATCTACTGCATCTGCCAGGTTTTTGTTAGTGGTGCATGCCCCAGAAAATAGCGAAGCACCCTGAACAGATGGGAAGGAACCAATGTGCTATGTCTCTGCCTCGAAGAAAGGACCAAGCTTGAAGGAAAGCTCTCCAGGCAATGTTGTCCCTTCATAAACCAGTGGCAAGGGCAGCAGCAGTTGAGCTGTATCACATTGAGCCACATATTATAGCTGATGATGTGCTCATATACGTGGCTCCAGTGGAAGCTGGTGGCCCTGTATTTCAGCTGGATGAAGGAACCCCATATTGGCCATGATTATGTCTAAAGCCTGCCCAGTTTGGCAGTCAGAGCCATGGGTGGGGACTATGAAACCTAGAGGTGTTCCTCCCTCTGCTACCGAGCCCATTTATCTACAAACAGTTTCTCAGGTGCTTTATTTGAAGTAGGTAAATCACCCAGAACTTTCCCCAAAAGGCtaaatcaaaatgcaaacaaaaaatcccaggCTGTGATCTGGTGTAAAGTTTTGTGTGTCATAAATCAAGCGTGATATGCATATGCAATAGATAGTGTTGGTTTATGCTTAGAAATGCCCTCAGTGAGAAGGTTTGTGTCCTGCTGtgacaggcagggcaggctggtGGGATATCTCTGCTATtgcacagcagctccaggctcAGCCTAGCAGGAGGAGACAAAGCCCCAGCCTGCTTGCCCTTGGCTCAAGCTTTCCAAACCACTGGTCATGCCACCCTCTGTCCTTGGAGCTGAGACCTGCCTCCCCGCAGCCTGCGTGGCCCAAGCTGCCTTCCCGTTCCCCAGGAAGCAGAGCTCTTACCTGCGCTTGTAGCGCATCAGATTTTGAATGAATCTCTGAACCTGAGCGTTTCCTCTCATCTTGCTGTATTCACTGGTGAACAGTCCATCTGAGTGCCTCTGGGACCTGCGTCAGGGAAATACAGTACAGCAGCTGCTCCTCCCAGCCATGTGGTGTGGGACTTATCACAAGAGACAGAAATTTCTCTCTTCCCACCATCAAGGAGCCCTGTGTCCCTCCACTTCTCTTTTGTCTCCTTTCATCTTGGGCATCTTCTGGATGAGGCCAGTGCTCAGGCTGGCTCTGGAGCTGGAGACAGCTCAGCCCTGTGGGCATCCCCCTCATTTCTGGGATCCCATCTCCTGCTGGAGACTTCCATGCCCCAGGAGGGTGGGTTTGGCTGGTCCTTACCTCTCCTTGAGGCCCATCAGGTGTTTGACTAGCTGCTGTACGTAGGCATTGCCATTCATCTTGCTGAGCTCACTGTGGAAGAGCCCATCAGCATGTCTCTCAGCCCTGGGAggttagaagagaaaaaagaggtaaaaaggCACGGGACTAGGCTATCTGAAACAGAAACTTCCACTTCTATCAGTCTGTAGAAGTACCTAGTGGGAAAACAGACTCAAAAGTGTCTTTTTTACTGTAGTTTGATCTGTTTGGGGTCCTGATTTTTCTCATGAATTAGGTCAAATCAATGTTTCCATTCTTAAGTAAGAAAAAT harbors:
- the SCT gene encoding secretin; the protein is MVSLMTGLWQVIIPMIVLSHFAASLPSRERAERHADGLFHSELSKMNGNAYVQQLVKHLMGLKERSQRHSDGLFTSEYSKMRGNAQVQRFIQNLMRYKRSSPGPVNTDVQGREEETSHEELCFMWLYKSFLNTSPLDIDAREAAAITGQYICPISKQLVADMKEDAESFD